Within Cydia pomonella isolate Wapato2018A chromosome 26, ilCydPomo1, whole genome shotgun sequence, the genomic segment gatttaatttgttaattatattgaaaccaattgaagtatatatataattaactacATCGAAAACATAAAGCACGAATAGGACaatcaacttttaacgcatagttagtgaaatatcaaaaatactcaaaattatctcttaaatgtcccatagTTGGTGCCGTTAATAGAATATACCTAATAATTGTCAttgcgaggaaatgctgccagcgtcttcggtactatgccgcaggggccatttttagatttattttagttttattttagatttaatttagtcatattttagttttagtttacattattaattgtaataattacttttaaaaaatcattttataattgtcattaatTTATCATCTTTAAGGAAAGTACATACTGCTgtaaatatttactaatttaatacttatacttaaaatcTATCTGATTTCAGTGCGGAGATTTAATGAAAATCGACTCGAAACCTATCAAAGAATGCGCTAAAAGTAAAAAGGGGGAAGAACTTTTAGAATACTATGGCAAAGAGTCTGAAAAGGTTAATTTCGATGGCGTGCCTTATGTATTAATAAATGACAAGGAGTTTGACCTGTCGGACGATTTGAAGAAGACAATATGCGATGCTTTGAAAAATCCGCCGCCTCAATGTAAAGAGTGATTGAACATTTTGTCTCATTTTTTCTGAATTTCTAGCAAATATAATTGTACACTTggatgtaatattttattattagcatATACCTAATTTACTTATCACACAAGAATCACAAGATGCTCCTCATTCaaatatatactaaataaatattggacattcttacacaaattgactaagccccacagttgctcaaaaagacttgtgttgtgggtactcgacaacgatacatataaaatatgaatacttaaatacatagtaaacacccatgactcaggaacaaatatctgtgctcaccacacaaataaatgcccttactggtaTTTGAACCCAGGATtcaaaggcagggtcactactcaactcactacccactaggccaggccggtcgtcaaataacTTAGGTTTAAGGCTAGAACGGTCACGAAGaacgataataaaaaaaatagggttTGGTAGTCAAAACGGCAACAACGGAAACCTTTTAGTTTCATCATGCCCGTGTGTCTGTTTGCATGACTTAGCCGTTTTACTGGTCAAGGTGCAGTGGGTTCATccagtagtttttgaaaaatcttagCGCTTTTATCGATCATAATAAGTttcccaaaaaatatgaattagtaCTTAATCTTAGTGTATCTCATCATCATTCGAAATCTGATTAAACAAATTCCGCTTGTACGAAAATAATAACACGGAACATAGGTCtacaactataaataaataaaaaatgcaataaaataatttgatatgtccctagttgtataaaaaataaaacttaacaaaTAAATAGCTACTTTCCACGgcagttattttaaaaatactttaatggGATGGTAGGTAGTCATTTAATTTTAGATATCAGGCATACCCACAGTTAGAAATTGTGTATATAGCAATGCTGAGctaaatactattttaaatagGAGGGTAGGGAGTTATTTCACTTACCAGGCATACCCACAGTTAGAAATTGTGTATATCGGGTGTGTCCTATAACACGGCCAAAAAATTTAACTGTAAACCAACATTTCATCagctacttttaaaataaataaatattatagggtcattcttacacaaattgactaagtctcacagtaatcCAAGAAGGCTtttgttgtaggtactcagacaacgatatatgtaatatacaaatacttaaataacggGTTGGCTTAAAGtaataagaaattttattttcgaaaaCCAGTGAATAAAGACAATAGTTTTATGGATTTTATAATGACTAACTAGATCATATCCAACATTAAAAGCAAATgctagaatattaaaaaaatgttcccTTTCTTTCACTTCGCGTAACTTGATTCTGACCGTTTGCATTACACTTTGGACAACTTTCAAGTTGAATCTCTTTAATTACTTTGGATtttcattgttaattttattttattttcgaaaaAACTTGCTAACCATCGCTATACACATATAAATGTACTTAAAATTGCCCAAAAACCGTCGAGCTTTGAGGACATTCGGAAGTACTTTTGCCAGAAGTGCCTAAAAttagtcaaaattaaattaaataaaattaaaaattaaaattcgtttatttcgagtaacataaTGACTCATACATTAATATGTATGAGTCATTATGTTTTTTACTAGTCGTTATGAGTAATTTGGAACACTAGACTTAAACACTATACTACAATACGAGTAAGTACACCATCACATAACTCGCCGAACGTTTCTAAAGCGCCATGAATTGCAGATCTGTGGGCAATTTTCAGTGGAATAATATTGTGAAGGATTGCCTTTAATGGATGAGAGGCTAATATgccgaaataattaaaattaatggtGTACAAAGTAGTAATACTGTACAAAGACAGTTGTGAATATTGACCAAAACGTTGTACAATGCATTATGCGGGCGGTCAgaatacactacaaaataaatcTAAGGTAGACATTATGTTATAGGTATTATTGTCTGCTTATAATGTCGAATATGCTCCAGTTCGTCATTATATAATCCAAAAACGAATATCTTAtggtatttttttgtgtattataCAATAAAACTTTTCTATACTTTAAGCCACCCGTTACATAGAAAATATGTCCCTATAGTAAACgcccctatgatgggactggcaccagtaatggggtggtatagacaaatcctgtaaaacaagtatttaccatcagtttgtaaacgctggcaacattttaccataaacaagagccaaagagctgcttaagcttaatttttcattgatatttgttagtttgaaaattaatggcgccatacatcccatgactggagcaaaaaacatagttttaatttgttagtaATATAGAAACGAaatgcagtagctttcattaaatacatggaaaacatgaaggacgaataggacattcaacttttaacgcctAAAGCGGtacaaattttacaggtgtcggtgaaatatgaaaaatactccaaaacttctcttaaatgtcccatgattggtgccgttaacatagttgTATAAAAATTTTCCACGgcaattattttgaaaatacttCTTTAAATGAGATGGTTGGTAGTCATTTAATTTTAGATATCAGGCATACCCTCAGATAGAAATTGTGTATATAGAAATGCTGAGCTGAAGACTATTTTAAATGGGAGGGTAGATAGTAATTTGACTTGTCAGGCATACCCTCATTTAGAAATTGTTTATATACCAATGATGAGCTAAATCCTATTTTAAATGGGAGGGTAGGGAGTAATTTCACATATCAGGCATACCCTCAGTTAGAAATTGTGTATATAGCAATGCTGaattaaatactatttttaatGGGAGGGTAGACAGTAATTTTACTTGTCAGGCATGCCCTCagttagaaatatttatataccaaTGCTGAGCTAAATCCTATTTTAAATGGGAGGGTAGGCAGTAATTTCACATATCAGGCATACCCTCAGTTAGAAATTGTGTATATAGCAATGCTGATTTATATACTATGTTAAATGGGAGGGTAGATAGTAATTTAACTTATCAGGCATACTCACAGTTAGAAATTGTgcatcagtgttggccgaacgttaattgcaattaaccattatccattataaattgaaccataaactgtAACGGATGGTGACAGTTACGGTTCAAATTATAAGGGTcatcaaactattttttttttataaagtgaatatgttcggagataatcgctccgaaagaaaaaaaaatgtgcccccccccccctctaacttttgaaccataagtccaaaaaatatgaaaaaaattgtggaagtagagcttaagaaagacattatataaaaactatagcggacatgatcagtttagctgtttttgagttattgcaaaaagtttacccttcatagtaaaaagacgtacatccacagttcatcccttggttaacaatctactatactccagtttagcttattgtgacggaagagtaactacggaaccctactctgagcatggcccgtgTTCTTGAACGAACAtgttcttggccggtttatttgtaaataatgtcaatcgatcttgatattcctgaggatcaaaatgGACTCAtagcatttaagcaacacaaaggtcagaaatgaatgagagttaaagtctgacgctcgcactcgacgattgaaacgcctctaacaaaatgatattgtaatgtgacgtcagattacattagtctgtcctaaatgtatggaagatcaagaaaattgctattttaaccctgaaatattgcgtttatgtatatagatgtcatgaaatttagttttcaataaaatgtaaggaatcgattGGTACCTacaattacctttttttttgtgaaagtaaaaaaaaaaattattgacaCTTGCCTTGTAAGCcttgtttttttgtataattttttcttttaaattcaactttttttataacgaatggctcattttctatccatttagctaaaggctataatattcaacatgtgttgTAAAATAATCAAGTTAATTCCTTGCCATTCATCCCGATTGAAAGGTCTTACACGcgcgcgagatactgtcgcggtgCACTAGTGCTGTGACCACTTATCACCAGTTGAGGATGACTTGCGCCTGACCGGGCCTGGGTCGGGCCGGAGCTTCCTTTTCTACGGAAAGCACCAAGTGATGATCGGCAGTCATAGAAAATGGCGTGTCGGATGCtccggcccgggcccggcccggtctagtgtgagtcatcctttaagcCAGAAAGGCTcgtatttatattatgatacgagccataaattgttttattcaaCGATTGATTGACCATGTGCTTAGTAGAAACAGAAAATTGCGGCCCTTAAAAGGGCCATTCATGTCAAcaattgcaaataaataaattcaactttaaataTCGATTTTATACattaactaaaattaataaCTCTGGCTGCTCGAGTTGTTCTTGTAGTTCCGGAGCGCTTTCTCCCCCTCCAGCAATGCGTGCTTTCCTAGCTCGCCAGGAATGAGCAGTTTTGTGGCCGTTCGTATTTCGTTCTCGCTCAATGTAGTCTTCTTTCCGTGTGCTATTAGTCTTCCAGCTTCACATGCGATTTGTTCTAATATGTCGTTCACGAAATTGTTCATAATTAAAATGCTTTTTCTTGAAATTCCGACGTTGATTTCTGTACACGATTTTAATACTTTGAAGAGGTATATTGAGAAACTGTCGTAGTTCTTCCTTGACATCTTCTTGCCGTCTTTCTTCTTTTTTGGGATCAGGCCGCCGCCGGGCTCCATTGACTTGAGCGCTTTCTTCGGAACTTTGACGGGAggcatttttgtttttatatttgtatctgTACAATCTACGATTACGACTAGTGTAGTATTCAGAATGAGTTCGAGTGTTAAGCTGTCAGCAGCAAATGACCGGCTTTTTATAGGACTTAGGCGAAATGCGTCAACCAATCACGGTAGAGAACAGCGTATCCTCGTAATCGTTGAATGATTTGTCGGGTAgaataaaaatatgacattcTATACTACCCACAGACTTATCATGTTTTAAGCTGTCTCAATAGTTAGCTGTGTAGtttatttgtaggtatataaatttcGTGTAATACTCCGATTTCAATATTTAGATGAAAGTGTCCGTCCAAAATCGCCTtatcatacaaacgtagtcctcattttcctctctggatattaatattattgaacatattttgacacaatttgttgtaaagCAACCAAAGCTATGTACATATGCCCCTAAGTTTgacgttttattattattaagtataagagtaaggaacattttttttatgaaatctgttttgtGCTCctaaattttacaataataaaaatatcaaaaatagtcAAAcgtagctgtggttaatatacatcaaattatgtaaaaatattttccattatgtcaatatccagagaggaaaatggggactacgtttgcatggagaagctaccgtcccctttcctctgaatttaaaatgtttaaaccTTTACGAGTGTCTGCAAGTAATCACGTGacataaataactaataataataatcaaaaaatatttcttaaagcGTTTGGTGAAATAACATTctccaaaaataaatctttgtaATAAAAAGTTAACTCGTGTGAACCAGATCCGTGACCTCGGCGTAATCATGGACTCAAAGCTTACCTTTGTACCCCACATTGataatatcttaaataaatcttttaagCAGTTGGGATTCATATTGCGAGTAGGTAAAGATTTCAGGAGACCTTTGACGTAtaagatattatttaatagttatgtcCGTAGTCGATTAGAATTTGCTAGTTCAGTGTGGAACCCGCTATATAAAATTCATGGCGATAGAATAGAGAGAGTGCAAAAGAAGTTTGTAAGAGCAATTGAATATCGAactggaaataaatacatagattacACTACCGCTATGAAAAGACATAATATTTTACCCTTGAGCTTGCGTCGCGAACGCACTGATATTATAATTCTCTATAAAGTCATCAACAACATCATCGACGCCCCTGAGTTATTAAAATCTGTTTCATTTAGAGTACCCCGTCGTTGTGAGCGAGCATGTAGAAAGAAGAACCTCTTAATATATTCCTCGTAGTCGAACCGCATATGCGAGAAACGGTTTCATTTAGAAGAGCATGCAGGATGTATGatgataagtttcaaaatgtagatattttcaGTGAAAAGTTCGGTAGTTTCAAACAACTTACATTGAAATGTATTAATGGACTTAAATTAGAtagttaactttaatttaattgcaattattgtttgttattagtgttattgcaatgtacttcatctttgtttttatttttgttaggatgtacgagcattatttgtaacttcgatttggcaacttagaatttcaggtttagtttagtaattatatgtatgtatttaggttatgtggttttcatactatatttaaggaaactgtaggtctataagtctattaccctatattgtaacaatttatcaatataagagactgtttgttttgaaataaagaaaaaaaaaaaatatatatatatatatttaaacgtcaaacttctataaaatgatgacgtttacttaacacttaaaCAGGCTGGGCTATAAGAATCGCTGCCAACtaagcttggtctgactctaggcacatacctacttatcttaATGCATGAGAGGTGTCAATCCGtctaaaatgtgacgtcactGATGTAAAAGTGCATATAACGTCCATACATAAAACGACTAATCTTAGTAACCTACACTTGGCAGTTACGTCCTTTTCACTTTAACACCGAGGTGTATTGTATGAGCTATGAATGGATTTCGGGGATGGTGCGCACTGCGCACGCGCCAGTAACGGTTGCGAGCAGCTGCGCGCGCAGCTGCGGCCAGGGGTCGCGCACTGTTGGtacttaaacttaaaatgacTTGGCCACCTCGAAAGGATGGGAGAAGATCGTCCTGTAAATGTAAAGAGAGCATATTTTGGGTCTAAGCCACGGTGGGCTGATAGAGTGGAGATAAATCTCCGTGAGCTGGGCGTCAGTGAAAGCTGGCGTGAGCTGGCAGGACTGGGCAAAGTTGCGAATGAACGAAGTGATCATGATCaacaaaacattaaatttaaaattggatCCCTGTCACTTCCTCCAATATTATACAAGTCTTGGACCCTGTAACCCTAAGTAAAGGCTCAAAATACTGTGCGATCCGtagatacttttttttaaattgagcattttatttacaataacaatatacataatgaaggaggattactataactagtttaaatctaaaaaagCCCCTTGAGGCATAtaatcgcaatactgatacgttgtgcgaggaagccgccagctcttcggtcaccagttacgtcaaccagacgcttcacaATTTCTGCAAAAAATTAGATACGTAGAACAAAACCTTTTTGGCCATCGAAAtcataatacctacctacttgttTCATGCCCTGGTTCGAACACTGATtagtaatataaattggtacttATAAATCACCAATATAACTATCGTCACACGCAGTTATATAAAATACGATGCCTTGataatacttactttattttaaaataaatgaatttaattaaatttgcgACCTTTTGGAACACTGGTTCGATTTCTCCATTCTTTCATTTTGTTTACACGCCTTGAGAAGGCgcatagcgacatctaccgtaagaatgtTCTATCTTATCGGCACCAGAGTGTCAAGTTATAGTTATTAATTCACCAGTGACAAGTGCTCACCCATATACGGTCATACTCATAAAATATGTCTGCGGTCTAATAATTGTCGCAACCCATACCAAATGTATGACAtatgtatcttcttcttcctcgcgttgtcccggcattttgccacggctcatgggagcctggggtccgcttgacaactaatcccatgatttggcgtaggcactaatttttacgaaagcgactgccatctgcccttccaacccagagggtaaactaggccttgttgggattggtccggtttcctcacgatgttttccttcaccgaaaagcggctggtaaatgtATGACATATGTATGAGAAGAGTAATGATAATTAGATGCAACCGCAGCTATATTCTAGGAGAATGACCCACTAAACTAATTTTGATCAGGCACTGCAACTGCAATGTTTATATGAATTTTACTGAAATAGGCGTCATCCATAGAATAATTTGATTTGCTCACTAGTTAAAAGATGTCATACATCACGTACCTGTAGTTAGGCCTACAATAGTATTAaaaacagggatcggaaaccggtattttttgtatgggaacgaaaacggtattttttcgttctttgttaattacttcatttctaattaggcaatctaataatacgaagtcgttatctgaaaatgaaaacacaactgagtcctacatttggagtataaaataaaccgaaatataaaatatttcgaagttttagcaaaaaaccggttccgatccctgattaaAAGTggtataaaattgttttatacaaAGGTTGTCAAACTCTGTCCCGCATGCGCGGGCGCCTAGATTATCGATCGACTCCTGTTTCACAAAGGACCGATATCGCGAGTATCGCGACCTTGGCCGCAACAACATTACCTAATAACTGTGTATGGTTCATCTAGGACGGCGGCAAATAAGCAAATCAGTCTACGTTTAGTGAACGAAGCGAACGATTAAAGGCCGTctaagtacctccaccttacagaaaacagcagccaaataacactagaccctactcatagtgttgtgttcctgccggtgagtaaggttgccagagctcaatgagggggggcgggtttagggtcggcaacgcgcatgtaactcctctggagttgcaggcgtacataggctacggatactgcttaccatcaggcgggccgtatgcttgtttgccgccgacgtagtattaaaaaaaaaagtaattaagctAACCAACTATGAGAACTAAGTTTGGAAGAGAAGCGTCATTATAATGATGACAAATTCTACGCTTTGTCTTAGCAAATTCCATGCAGAGATAGCTTGGTCCGACGTTATGAGAGTTAGCTAAAGCTATAGTCTGTATTTTACTATAAAGTACTGCCCATAGGAAATAGCAATGAACGGCCATTTGAACGCGCAACTGTAAGTTGAACATACACACGATCTGCTTGACTCTCGtgtttagaatagaatagaatagaaaaaaaattatttggcataaaatcaaaacaaaaacaacaaagtaaataattacatGTTGTACACCAAATAAGATGCAAAAATGATGACAGGCAAATCTG encodes:
- the LOC133532236 gene encoding late histone H2B.L4-like; the encoded protein is MPPVKVPKKALKSMEPGGGLIPKKKKDGKKMSRKNYDSFSIYLFKVLKSCTEINVGISRKSILIMNNFVNDILEQIACEAGRLIAHGKKTTLSENEIRTATKLLIPGELGKHALLEGEKALRNYKNNSSSQSY